Proteins encoded by one window of Lepeophtheirus salmonis chromosome 10, UVic_Lsal_1.4, whole genome shotgun sequence:
- the LOC121125182 gene encoding uncharacterized protein, protein MWTSVFMCGAFFLLSASGSSHVFLQKGSSFRYSCEYSYQKECTWSLNNNEPCSLKDLKITNKCFTWLHTRENGSFCNLFITHFDPTIHVGRWRCSNGSEIELLEVIHPNVKLFGLMDVYENTVREFTCIVSGGAPKPIKVQWIMKSSLQYGAETLLKDVQLIQNVSSTQIQLLGKESLNGQSLICRTTQMDHRGAQITYDDTKVIRVEKSLSQARSSNFQIKSRYPDGIRGRTVTLVLAKDKMSTFTCLTSSPWHVCQWKSPISKEPCGIFNSDVPRDCRKLWNIKESKDLNASPNTWVVSKRTTQENSCSISGLITTAHEGIWNCEMQSKPYGQNDQYFHDQQYFKIKTIKTPMINVNNLPQEINMSENEVINIKVEASNAFPEPVLRWFLNSDPYKPEIISLQQIDNSLNAEYQYIADSKHSGKRLSLEVVQVDDEGKEVVSRYESFLTIQQALAGGSTQMGGGIIAAIVIGVIAGLLLCCILLLLLITKRKGNDRILVVKKENPESGVMSTQTNGRGTESIGTGMEDLQKLGRRGSRERLLKEPAYSELTFYPDPSRKLTDLLSPDEVEVYDYEGSGSTAGSLSSLDSCDEEEADRPIFFQRSLRSNPKFKDLIDYLPLSDEEESDSITISYDDSEV, encoded by the exons ATGTGGACGAGTGTTTTTATGTGTGGAGCCTTTTTTCTACTAAGTGCCTCGGGTTCTAGTCATGTGTTCCTTCAAAAAGGCTCTTCGTTTAGGTACTCTTGTGAGTATTCATATCAAAAGGAGTGTACATGGAGTCTAAACAATAACGAGCCTTGTTCCTTGAAGGATTTGAAGATTACTAACAAGTGCTTCACGTGGCTTCATACAAGGGAGAATGGCTCCTTTTGTAACTTGTTCATTACACACTTTGACCCTACTATCCATGTTGGACGTTGGAGATGCTCAAATGGAAGTGAAATTGAGCTGTTGGAGGTGATACATCCAAATGTGAAATTGTTTGGATTGATGGATGTCTATGAGAATACTGTCCGGGAGTTTACCTGCATTGTATCTGGAGGAGCACCTAAGCCCATCAAAGTACAATGGATAATGAAATCATCTCTACAATACGGAGCAGAGACTCTATTGAAGGATGTACAGCTGATTCAAAATGTATCCTCCACTCAAATACAGCTCCTTGGAAAAGAGTCCTTGAATGGTCAAAGTCTGATATGTAGGACTACACAGATGGATCATAGAGGAGCTCAAATTACGTATGACGATACTAAAGTAATCAGAGTTGAGAAAAGTCTTTCACAAGCTCGAAGCTcgaattttcaaatcaaatctcGGTATCCGGATGGTATTAGAGGACGTACAGTTACGTTAGTTCTGGCTAAAGATAAAATGAGTACATTTACTTGTTTAACATCCAGTCCTTGGCATGTATGCCAATGGAAGTCTCCTATATCCAAAGAACCCTGCGGTATTTTCAATTCGGATGTCCCTCGGGATTGCAGAAAGCTATGGAATATAAAAGAAAG TAAGGATCTCAACGCATCACCCAACACCTGGGTAGTTTCAAAACGAACCACTCAAGAAAACTCCTGTAGTATATCTGGTCTTATAACGACTGCACACGAAGGGATATGGAACTGCGAAATGCAGTCGAAGCCCTATGGACAAAATGATCAATATTTTCATGATCAACAGTACTTTAAAATCAAAACCATTAAAACCCCAatgataaatgtaaataatctaCCTCAGGAGATCAACATGTCTGAAAATGaggttattaatattaaagttgaaGCTTCAAATGCTTTTCCTGAACCGGTCCTTCGCTGGTTCCTCAATTCAGATCCATACAAACCTGAAATAATAAGTCTTCAACAGATAGATAATTCATTAAACGCAGAGTATCAATACATTGCTGATTCAAAACACTCTGGAAAACGACTCTCACTAGAGGTTGTTCAAGTAGATGATGAAGGAAAGGAAGTAGTTAGTAGATACGAGTCCTTTCTTACAATTCAACAGGCTCTGGCTGGAGGATCAACTCAAATGGGTGGGGGAATTATTGCTGCCATCGTGATTGGTGTCATTGCAGGGCTGCTACTATGCTGCATTTTACTCTTATTACTCATTACAAAACGAAAAGGAAATGATCGAATCCTTGTCGTCAAGAAGGAAAATCCAGAATCTGGAGTAATGAGCACACAAACCAATGGAAGAGGAACGGAGAGCATTGGTACAGGAATGGAAGATTTGCAAAAACTCGGTCGAAGAGGAAGTAGAGAAAGACTCTTAAAGGAGCCAGCCTACTCAGAATTAACCTTTTATCCGGATCCATCTCGAAAACTCACTGACCTTCTAAGTCCAGATGAAGTCGAAGTGTACGACTATGAAGGAAGTGGAAGCACAGCAGGCTCTTTGTCAAGTTTGGATTCATGTGATGAGGAAGAAGCAGATCGTCCAATATTTTTCCAACGAAGTTTGAGATCCAATCCAAAGTTTAAAGATCTCATTGACTACCTTCCTCTCTCAGATGAGGAAGAATCAGACTCTATAACAATTTCATATGACGACTCTGAGGTATAG